In Panthera tigris isolate Pti1 chromosome C1, P.tigris_Pti1_mat1.1, whole genome shotgun sequence, the following proteins share a genomic window:
- the INHBB gene encoding inhibin beta B chain: MDGLPGRALGAACLLLLAAGWLGPEAWGSPTPPPSPAAPPPPPPPGAPGGSQDTCTSCGGFRRPEELGRVDGDFLEAVKRHILSRLQMRGRPNITHAVPKAAMVTALRKLHAGKVREDGRVEIPHLDGHASPGADGQERVSEIISFAETDGLASSRVRLYFFISNEGNQNLFVVQASLWLYLKLLPYVLEKGSRRKVRVKVYFQEQGHGDRWNVVEKKVDLKRSGWHTFPLTEAIQSLFERGERRLNLDVQCDGCQELAVVPVFVDPGEESHRPFVVVQARLGDSRHRIRKRGLECDGRTNLCCRQQFFIDFRLIGWNDWIIAPTGYYGNYCEGSCPAYLAGVPGSASSFHTAVVNQYRMRGLNPGTVNSCCIPTKLSTMSMLYFDDEYNIVKRDVPNMIVEECGCA, translated from the exons ATGGACGGGCTGCCCGGTCGGGCGCTGGGGGCCGCCTGCCTCTTGCTGCTGGCGGCCGGCTGGTTGGGGCCCGAGGCCTGGGGCTCGCCCACGCCCCCGCCTTcgcccgccgcgccgccgccgcccccgccgcccggaGCCCCCGGCGGCTCGCAGGACACCTGCACGTCGTGCGGCGGCTTCCGGCGGCCAGAGGAGCTGGGCCGGGTGGACGGCGACTTCCTGGAGGCGGTGAAGCGACACATCTTGAGCCGCCTGCAGATGCGGGGCCGACCCAACATCACGCACGCCGTGCCCAAGGCCGCCATGGTCACGGCCCTGCGCAAGCTGCACGCGGGCAAGGTGCGCGAAGACGGCCGCGTGGAGATCCCGCACCTCGACGGCCACGCCAGCCCGGGCGCCGACGGCCAGGAGCGCGTCTCTGAGATCATCAGCTTCGCCGAGACAG ATGGCCTTGCCTCCTCCCGGGTCCGCCTGTACTTCTTCATCTCCAACGAAGGCAACCAGAACCTGTTTGTGGTGCAGGCCAGCCTGTGGCTTTACCTGAAGCTCCTGCCCTACGTCCTGGAGAAGGGCAGTCGGAGGAAGGTGCGGGTCAAGGTGTACTTCCAGGAGCAGGGTCACGGCGACCGGTGGAACGTGGTGGAGAAGAAGGTGGACCTCAAGCGCAGCGGCTGGCACACCTTCCCGCTCACCGAGGCCATCCAGTCGTTGTTCGAGCGGGGCGAGCGCCGGCTCAACCTGGACGTGCAGTGTGACGGCTGCCAGGAGCTGGCCGTGGTGCCGGTGTTCGTGGACCCCGGTGAGGAGTCGCACCGGCCCTTTGTGGTGGTGCAGGCGCGGCTGGGTGACAGCAGGCACCGCATCCGCAAGCGGGGCCTGGAGTGCGATGGCCGGACCAACCTCTGTTGCAGGCAACAGTTCTTCATCGACTTCCGCCTCATCGGCTGGAACGACTGGATCATCGCGCCCACCGGCTACTACGGGAACTACTGTGAGGGCAGCTGCCCGGCCTACCTGGCAGGGGTCCCCGGCTCCGCCTCCTCCTTCCACACGGCCGTGGTGAACCAGTACCgcatgcggggcctgaaccccgGCACGGTGAACTCCTGCTGtatccccaccaagctgagcacCATGTCCATGCTCTACTTCGACGACGAGTACAACATCGTCAAGCGGGACGTGCCCAACATGATTGTGGAGGAGTGTGGCTGCGCCTGA